The Halorussus gelatinilyticus genome contains the following window.
CGAGGAGTCTGCCGGCACGGCGTGAGATGCTCGGCGTCATCTCCACGAGCGGATACGTGTCGAGGACCGCTTCGACCTGTCGGCGTTCTCGCTTGGAGTTCGCGACTTTCCCAACGCCGATGTAGAGTTCCACGAGCGTCATCGCGGGGATGACGAGAGGGACGCCCGTAGCTTCCAACTCTCGTTCCTTTTCGATAGCCGCATCGAGACCGTCGATTACGTCGAGAACGAAGCTGGTGTCGACTATCATTCGAAGCGGTCGGCGACCTCACTGACCTCGGTCACGTCGTTTTGGTCTGCCGCCTCGATTGCGTCTCGCATCTCGTCGACCTGCTCGTCGTCGAAAACGTCGCCGAGGTCGCGTAGCGAGCGATTCTCGATGAGTCGCTCGATAGCGTCGCTGAACGACTCTCCCTCCCGTTTGTTCGCCTTGATACGCTCGTAGAGGTCGTCGCTAAGTCGGACCTGATGCGACATCGTTGTCAA
Protein-coding sequences here:
- a CDS encoding PIN domain-containing protein, whose protein sequence is MIVDTSFVLDVIDGLDAAIEKERELEATGVPLVIPAMTLVELYIGVGKVANSKRERRQVEAVLDTYPLVEMTPSISRRAGRLLGERTNSGDGDGPGIGKGDAAIAATALERDEPVLTGDSHFQTIDGVEVETYR
- a CDS encoding antitoxin VapB family protein, which gives rise to MSHQVRLSDDLYERIKANKREGESFSDAIERLIENRSLRDLGDVFDDEQVDEMRDAIEAADQNDVTEVSEVADRFE